The segment TTTTAACAGGATTCTGGCAATGGCCACGCGCTGCTGCTCCCCACCGGACAGCTCGTGTATTTTTTGTTTGAGGGAAATATTCAGGCCCACTTTTTTCAGTGCTTCTGTTTTTAATGCCTGTTTTTCTTTTTTTGTTTTTTTGGCATAGATCAACGGAATTTTTAAATTCTCATTCACCGTGGCATGATCGATCAATGCGTAATTCTGAAACAGATACGAAAGTTTGGTTCGCAAGATGCGATTCGCCTTTCTGGAATGGATACGCGGTCTCTCCTCACCGAACAGTCTGACCGTGCCTTCATCCGGATTTTCCAACATGCCCATGATATTCAGGAGAGTGGTTTTACCCGAGCCGCTCCTGCCGGTGATGGCCACCATCTCTCCTTCATCGACGGTCAGACTGATCTGATTCAAGACGACGTGACCGGCATATCCTTTGGTTACCTGTTCAAGTTGGCAGATCGGTTGCGACTGCATTTTCAGTCTCCTCCCTTGATCACCTGTATCTTGTTGCGTCGTTCCATCACAGTCAGTGCGATGACCGTGGCGAGGATCTCCATGGCGAACAGGCTGAGAACGATCATCAGGAAATGGGGATCCGTGATTCCAGTGATCATCCGAAAATGTGGATCTTCCATTCGATCCTTTGCGAAACTGAGAAGGACGAAGGCCATGGAGGTCAGCGCCCACCAACTGAACACCGGTCGATAGGTTTTGAAGAATCCAATGCCGAACAAGCGGTGTACCACAAACCGCTGTTGATTTTTGTGGAAGAAGATGATCTGGTTTTGCACCGTCAGGAGCATAAAGACGACAGCGAATCCCAACACCTTCAAGAGTTTGCTTTGGATTTCCTCGTTCAGTTCATCTATATTTTGTATGATAGACTGATGAAAAGAGACGATCCGGATTCTATCGTCCAATTTCAGCCGCTTCAGCTCCGGCTTCAACTTCTCATAAGTAAGCTTGGGGTCCTCGTCGATCAGCTTCAATTTGAGCGGATCATTCAGTCCCCCTCCTGTAATCCCTCCACTGTATGTAAACAGATGATTGTTCTCGGTTTTGACATGGATGATCGGGTCCAGTATTCGATTCCCCTCCGCCGGGAATACATCGAGGTTGAAACTGAAGATGTACTGGTTCTCCTTCAACCAGGTGATCTTGAATTTTTGCCCTTGGTCCTTGACGAGGTAAAAATCTTTTATATCCTTATCCCCTTCAAAATAATCGCGGATCTCTTGTTCCTTATCCCGATACTTTTCAGAAATGAGCACCACCCAATCGGCGTTCTTCTCGGAGATTTGAACGGGGCGCCCCTTACGATCATGAACGGGAAATACCTTCAAGTAATTGGGATTTACTATGATGGACCGGATTCCACTGAAGTTCGGTTCCGGATCTTCATATTCGCTTGTATCGATGTAGAGAGCCTCCTGGGCATTCAAAAACGGGTACAGTTCATAGAGAACTCGATCTTGATTGGCCATTTCATCTTCATATTCCTGAAAATTTTGCGCCGTGCTATGCCCCACATAGGCATCCACCACTCCGTAATCCCTTGTGTGGCTCCAACCATCCAACGATCCTTGCTGGGCGCGAATCCGGTCCTGGTCGTTTTGCAAATCCACATAAACTTCGAAGGTTTCCAATCCGGTCAGGATTAATGCAACCGCACAGATCACTTTCAAAGCCATATTGAGCACGAAGATTCCCCGGGTGTCTTTTCGGTTTTTGATCGATTGGCTGACTTGGATGGTGGCGATATACACATAACAGAATAGGGACAGGAGGGTCAAAATGAGCCAGGCTTGTCCTAGTTGAAGGCCTCAGCCAGGAATTTCACCGGCTCATGCAGTGTCAGCCCGAACAGCACACTTCCCAGGGCGATCACCCCTACAGCCGTAGTGATCAACCGACCGACGACAATCCACCACAGGCGCAGGTTGGAAAGCCCGTGCATTTTCAGTATCCCAATTTGCTTGGCTCTGTTGAAAATATAATAAATCAACAAGAGGAGTGTCACGGCAAACAAGATGTACTGATCCATTTGAAGAGAAGACAGATCAGTCAAGGTTAAAAATCTTTCTTCCGGTTTCGTGAAGGCCTCGGGGGGTTGAAAATCAGCGGGCGTGAACGAATGAGCCTTCTTTCCCTCCCGATCCCTTAGATAGGTATTGAATTCCCTGCTCAATTGATCCAAAAAGAGCCGGACTTGTTTCTCCTCTCGAGCCTCGGCAAAGTAGCGTCCATGGACCGGCAGATAGTCATAGGAAGCCTGTAGCGATTGAATGGTGATCCGTTGCTCCGGGTCAAAGTAATCAATCCGCCCCACTTGATTTTTGTTTTTGGTTTGAGTGGAGGAGAGGAACAGCCGACGGTCCCGGGTCTCTTCCGCTTGCAGAGTCCGGCCCTCCGCCAGTTCCACATGATCATAAAAGTTCGTTTCACCGGTCAGCAGCAGATACTTGGTGATCTCAATATGCTTCTCCGGCCTGTAATAACGACCGGCCCGAAAGAGATTGACCTTTGCTTCCATGGCTGCCTTCAACAAAAGTGGGTATACCTCTTCCGGATCGGCCAGCTCCTTCTGTTCAGGGATCATAAAAGGAGTGGCAAACTCCCTTTCCAGGGTGTTCAGCTTCAGCAATTCATCGTTTTTAACCTGCTGATAAGAGAGGGAAAGTGAGAAAGCAAAGCTGAGAGTCAAGGCGATGAAGACGATTTTTTTCAACGGCAACGAGCTCCTTTGGTCCGTGACTTGTATCGTCACGGACCGCAAAATGAAAAAAAGGACAGGATCATGATGAACGGGAGGAACCGTTTCACCACAATCCTGAATCGAGTCAGTTGTCAGTTAAATGTCACTTCAGTTTACAAGTTGTATTCCAATAAACATATGCGGTTTCATTTGATTTTCTCTTTTTTTCAGCCCTGGCTACCTTATCTTTAGTTACACAATCCCGGTTAGGTTTCTTTGCCCCCACTTGATCCGAGGCACCATGAGTCTTTGTGGGATGCCAATAGTAGGAATACGCTGTTTTATACCCACCGCTCTTTTTAGTCCCGTATTCCCATGTTCCCCCGCCTACCTTCTTACTTGCAAACGGAGTTACGTCGCTGTTCGTTAATTCCACCCCACCACTTTGTACTTGTTGCCCCGATCGCCGCGTCGACATAAGAAACAGACATCACTCCGGTCAGTGCCAAGCCTGTTGTGACTGAGAAGATTTTTCTGACAAAACCTTTACCCAATCTGATTACTTCCATTATCATATAGTACAAACCAACCATACCATATTCATGATATATATCACAATATAACCCATGTTTTAAAAATCGGACATATTCCGATATGGTTCGACACGTAAAAGACCCTTTACTACAGTTATAGCTAGGTTTTAAAACTGCATTTCAATATCGCATAGATGCATTGTAATTTAGTGTTCTGAGTCGGTCAGGATGGTTTTCACATTACGATTGTGTTTTTCTGACGACCTGAAGGGGCACTAGAAGCGTTGTGAAAAAGTCCCCCAAAGGAAGGGTTGGGTTTCACATGGATCGTAAGAACAACGAAAACGACATGGGAAACCCCATCCCGACCGGGCATGAACGTATAATTCACAACGCTTCTAGACTGTTGTCAACATGTAATATACTCTTTAAATAATGCCGTAAAAGGAGCGAGAAAATGAAACGATATCAATTCAAAGACGTTCTATATATGAAAAAAGGAAGAGCTCTCCCAGTGGCAAATGAGAAAAAAGAGTGTATTGGCTTTATCGAAAAGGCAGACATTTCTGGATGTGAAAAAGGACATGCTTTTACATTTACCGCTAACGATGGAACAACAGTCGCAATGGGCATTAAAAAACGAGGCATCAAAAACTTTCTTGCTGCTACATATGTCATAAGAACGGAAGGGGAGACCTATGCCCTTAAAGACAAAGCTGGTAATAGCCTGCTCTACTTTTGTGTTGTAGGTGACATCGATGGGAAAAATATACGAATTGAAGAAAATTGGAGTAAAGAGGTTGAAGTGAAAGTAGATCAAACACAGATCGCTACCATTAAACCTGATGACTTCTCATTTAAAACAATCATACTCGTCGAAGATAACATTTGTGAGCCATCTACCTTTTTTGCCGTTACGGTACTGATGTCTTTATGTATAAAATATACAAAAATGAATCTGAGTTTATTGAAAGCATCTTATTTGATGAATGGTAAGCATACTGATTATTCTTGTCTTGAATTAATCTGCTAAAAAATTTCAACACGATAATCCGAATACCCAAAAATACCAACCACCCGCCGACTACAGGCCAGGTGGTTGAGAGCTTTTTCCTGCTCAAAAGCAGTGAAGTGTTCATTCCAGACTCAGATGGTTTATTGTTGTGAACCTGACCCCTCTCTAATTTTTTCCCCGGCGCATCTGTTCTTCGATCATACCCACTCTCCGGTTGATCTCTTTCATCAAACGGAGGTGTTCGGCCATCATCTGTTTGATCGCTTCCGGAACCATCATTTGTGTCTGGGCGGACATCCACGGTGTCTGCATATTCCGTTGAAAATAAGGATACAATCATCTCCCCCCCTCTCCGGGTCTTCCGAGATCAGTCTATGCACAAACACCCGCCGGGGGAGTGGGCGCCGGTAAAACCAACGAAAAAAACCCTTTCCCGAGGGAAAGGGCATCGGTCGGGTCATCTGCCGAGAGGACCCCGTCTGTTTCCCGTACGGCGGAATCGGGGACCGTCCAGGATCTCTTTCATGATGATCGCCTGTTTTAAGCTTTCCTGATTGAAATCGGCAATGAGCGGGTGTGGTTTGACGGTTTTCTTTTTGGCAAGCATCGGGGCGGGCATCGGTGCATCCGATTCTGTCCGGACAGTGGGGGTTGCCCCTTCCGATTCGGGAATGAGCCGCTCCTTCTCCTTTGCTTGGATCACAGAAGATTTCTTCTTCATCTGTTGCTTCCGCTGCCGGGGTTGAGCCTGAGGCGGCGGGGACTGGGGTTGACGACGGGTCTCCTCGCCTCCCCGCCGAAACAGACGTGACAGCCCGGCAAAGAGCAAGTAGAGGAACAGGACGGTCACGATTCCGTTGGAAAACAGGATCTCCAAAAGCTCCATCGGGACACCTCCTCCCGGTGATCACCGAAACGGCGACCGATCAATTCTCTTCCTCGTCCCCTTTGGAGATGGACTTGCGCATATCGGTGTCAGCTGAAATGTTCTGCAGGTTGTAATAGTCCATCACACCCAGCTTCCCGCTTCGGAGCGCTTCGGCCATCGCCATCGGCACTTCCGCCTCCGCTTCCACCACTTTGGCACGCATCTGCACGACCTTGGCACTCATCTCCTGCTCTTGAGCCACGGCCATCGCCCGCCGTTCTTCAGCTTTGGCCTGGGCGATTTTCTTGTCGGCTTCCGCTTGGTCGGTCTGCAGAGTGGCCCCGATGTTTTTACCCACATCCACATCGGCGATGTCGATGGACAGAATCTCAAAGGCGGTACCGGCATCCAATCCCTTCTCCAATACGGTGTTGGAGATCAGATCGGGATTTTCCAGCACCTCTTTGTGACTGTTGGCGGAACCGTTGGTGGTGACAATCCCTTCACCCACCCGGGCGATGATCGTCTCTTCACCGGCCCCCCCGACGAGGCGGTCAATGTTGGCGCGCACGGTCACCCGGGCAACCACTTTCACTTCGATCCCGTCCTTGGCGACGGCGGACACCACCGGCGTCTCAATCACCTTCGGGTTGACACTCATCTGAACGGCTTCCAGCACATCCCGCCCGGCGAGGTCGATGGCGGCGGCCCGTTCGAACATCAGATCGATATCCGCCCGTTGGGCGGCGATCAGTGCGTCGACGACGCGATCCACATTCCCACCTGCGAGATAGTGGGTTTCCAGCATTTCAATGGTCACTTCCAGCCCGGCCTTCCGCGCCTTGATCAGGGGGTTGACGATCCGGGACGGAACGATGCGCCGCAGCCGCATCCCGATCAAAGTGGTGAGTCCCACATAAACCCCTGAAGCCATCGCGGAGATCCACAACATCACCGGTACAAAGGTGAACAAGATCGAAAGTGCTACAATCGCGATCACTGCAATAAACAAGATACCCAATACAGCTTCCATGAAAATCCTCCTTTTACTGAATCATCGGGACCCGGAATCCGTCCCATCCTGGACGGACAACGCCCGAACCACCACACGGAGTCCCTGGACATCCACCACTTTCACCGGCGTGTGCGGCGGGATGAAACCGCCTTCACTCACCACGTCCACCCGCTTCCCTTCGATCGCTGCCGTTCCTGCGGGTCGAAGAGGGCTGAGAGCTTTCCCTTGTTTCCCGATCAGTTCCCGGCGTCCCGGTTGGGTGACATATCCTGTCGTATTCTCCTGCACCGAGTTCAGGACGAATCGTTTCAGGCCCCCTCTGAGGCCGAGCTGACGGACAGCGATAACCATCCCCACCACAGTCAACAGCAGGGCGACCACCAGGGTGGACAAACTGAACATCCGGTCGGCAGCAGCGGCCACGACAGAGGCTGCCAGGGAGAGTAGACCGAGAATTCCAAAGATACCGAACCCCGGGACAAAAATTTCAATCAACAGCAGAATCAGACCTGCGGCAAACAGGACAAAGGTTTCCACCCCGGCCAGTCCGGCCAGATAGTGACCGAAGAAATAAAGACCGAATGCACCGAGGCCGATGAAGCCGGGGAGACCGAAACCGGGGGTCAGAAACTCAATGGCCAGACCGGCCAAACCCACCATGAACAAGACCGGAATCACATATGGGCTGGTGACAAACCGTGCCACCTGCTCACTCAGGGTCTGATCCACCCGGATCACATCAGATGAATGGGCACCGACAAAGCGGAGTACATCGGCATCCCCCTTCACCATCCGATCCGCCATCTTTTGTTGGATCGCCTGACCGGCGGAAAGGCTGAGCAGCTCCCCTTTTTTCTTCAAGCCTTTGATCTCCAGATTCCGCTCCACCATGCCGGCGGCAATCTCCGGATCCCTGCCGTGGACTTCTGCCGCCGCCCGCATGTTGGAAGTCCAGAAGGCCACTGTCTTCGGATCCGCACGCTCACCGGTGATGGTCCGGGGTTCCGCCGCTCCCATGGCACTTCCCGGCGCCATCAGGATGTGATCGGCATTCAAGGCGATGTAGGAGCCGGCAGAAATGGCCTCCCCTTTGATATACACCGTTACCGGTATTTTGGATGAGCGGAGCAACTTTCCGATTTCCAAAGCTGCCGCCACATCCCCACCGAGGGTGTCCATCTCCAGAACGATCGCCTCCGCTCCGGCCTGTTGCGCCTCCCGGAACCCCCGCTCAAGAAACCGGGTCAGTCCCTGTTCCACCTCTTGATCCAAGGGAATCCAATACACCGCCCCACCATGATTTTGATCCGGCTCGGCCTGCACTGCCGGAATGACCGCAGTGAGGGTGAGGAAACAGAGCAAAAGGAGAACCCCCGCCCGACCCGTTTGTTCCATTCCTTTACCCCCTATCCATATCTACGGTTGATTCAGGGAAAAGTTTCACATCTCTATTCTAACCCGGATATGGAAAAACACAGCGTGGAAACCGCTGTGTTTTACTGCAGTCCTTCCTGAACCAGCCGGTTGACCCACTTTCCATCGGCGCGTCCCTTCACCCGGGGCATGACAGCTTTCATCACTTTTCCCATATCGGCCTTGGAGGTGGCACCGGTGGAGGCGATCGCTTCCTGAACGATCTTCTTCAGTTCTGCTTCCGTCAGCTGCTCAGGCATGTATTTTTCCAAAACCGCGATCTCATCCCTTGCTTTTTGGGCAAGGTCTTCCCGTCCCGCCTGTTCAAACTCCTGAAGGGAGTCCCTCTGCTGTTTCAGTTCTTTGGTCACAACATCGAGGGCCTCTTCCTCAGTCAGGGGTTGTTTCAGCTCAATCTCCTTGTTCTTGATGGATGATCGAACCATCCGGATGACGGACAGGGTGGTCTTCTCCTTGTTCTTCATCGCGGTTTTCATATCTTGATTCAACCGCTCAATCAGGTTCACCAGACCTGCACCTCACTGAATTATTTCCGTTTCCGGGCAGCGTCGGATTTCTTTTTCCGCTTGACGCTGGGCTTTTCGTAGAACTTGCGCTTCTTCAGTTCCCGCATCGTCCCGTCTTTGGCGATGGACTTCTTGAAGCGGCGCAACGCTTTGTCCAGCGATTCGTTTTTACGAACGTGAACTTCCGCCATGGTTATCCCTCCCTCCGCGGGTGTGATCCACCCGTGGGATGAACCGCCGGGATCTAGCGTACCCATAGGCTGGATGCAAGCGAAGGCTTCCCATTCAGAGGGACAACGCGCACCCTGGACCTGAACTCCCCTTGCGGCGCAATAATAAAACAGACTCAACGGCTATTATACTATACAGCCAATTTAAGTGTCAAAGAACCCTTTCAACCGGGAGGCCAGCTCAGAGACCTTCCCCCGAGCAGATGAAAATGGATGTGGTAAACCGTCTGACCGCCCTCATCCCCGCAGTTGTTCACGATCCGGAAACCTTTGTCGGCCACACCCAGCTCATCGGCAAGCCGATTGATCACAGAGAATATCCGTCCCAGGAGAGGCCCCTCCTCTTCCCCAATGTCCCGGACGGATGGGATATGCTTTTTCGGGATGACAAGCAGGTGGACCGGAGCCTGGGCGTGAAGATCGCGAAAGGCCAACACATCTTCATCTTCGTACACTTTCTCCGCCGGGAGACTGCCCTCCACTATTTTGCAGAAAATGCACTCTGTCATGGTATCACCTTCCTTCGGTTGTCCGTATTATACCAAAAAATCAGGCTTCGGAGAAACCGGTGGGAGCATGAACAAGGACACCCGCCCGGACATATACTGAGTTGTCGAGGATTCGAAAAACAACTGAAGGAGGAGACACCATGACCCGAAACCGCAGGGAACAGCTTCGACAGATGATCCGGGAAATAGTCAAAGAGGAATTGGCCCGGACCGCATCCGCCAAACCGGATGAAAGGGAGAAAGCGCAAGGCCCCCAGGACTCCCCCTCCCGTCCCCGGCCGGCGCAAGAGAACCGGGAAACCGCACCACCTCCACCCTGGGCTCTTTTTGGTTCTCCCCAGCCCGCCCCGGACGGGAAGGAAAAGACACCCTTTCACAATTCCCACCCCCATCAGCTGTACAAACCGGAACCCACTCTCAACCCGCCTCCCTTCATCTCCGGAAACCGGGTGTCGGATTAAATATCTGCACGGGAAAACCCCTCTCCCGCCGGGACAGGGGTTACATTTTCGCCTCCGGGTCATGCCTGTCCCCCATCAGCCATATACATGGGAACAGGCGGAGGAGGCTGACTGATGAAAGAGATTGTGATTCCTTTTGCAACGGGACTGGCCATCTTTTTATTCGGAATGCAAT is part of the Kroppenstedtia eburnea genome and harbors:
- a CDS encoding GatB/YqeY domain-containing protein, whose translation is MNLIERLNQDMKTAMKNKEKTTLSVIRMVRSSIKNKEIELKQPLTEEEALDVVTKELKQQRDSLQEFEQAGREDLAQKARDEIAVLEKYMPEQLTEAELKKIVQEAIASTGATSKADMGKVMKAVMPRVKGRADGKWVNRLVQEGLQ
- the rpsU gene encoding 30S ribosomal protein S21; this translates as MAEVHVRKNESLDKALRRFKKSIAKDGTMRELKKRKFYEKPSVKRKKKSDAARKRK
- a CDS encoding lactococcin 972 family bacteriocin, whose amino-acid sequence is MSTRRSGQQVQSGGVELTNSDVTPFASKKVGGGTWEYGTKKSGGYKTAYSYYWHPTKTHGASDQVGAKKPNRDCVTKDKVARAEKKRKSNETAYVYWNTTCKLK
- the floA gene encoding flotillin-like protein FloA (flotillin-like protein involved in membrane lipid rafts), with product MEAVLGILFIAVIAIVALSILFTFVPVMLWISAMASGVYVGLTTLIGMRLRRIVPSRIVNPLIKARKAGLEVTIEMLETHYLAGGNVDRVVDALIAAQRADIDLMFERAAAIDLAGRDVLEAVQMSVNPKVIETPVVSAVAKDGIEVKVVARVTVRANIDRLVGGAGEETIIARVGEGIVTTNGSANSHKEVLENPDLISNTVLEKGLDAGTAFEILSIDIADVDVGKNIGATLQTDQAEADKKIAQAKAEERRAMAVAQEQEMSAKVVQMRAKVVEAEAEVPMAMAEALRSGKLGVMDYYNLQNISADTDMRKSISKGDEEEN
- a CDS encoding ABC transporter ATP-binding protein; protein product: MQSQPICQLEQVTKGYAGHVVLNQISLTVDEGEMVAITGRSGSGKTTLLNIMGMLENPDEGTVRLFGEERPRIHSRKANRILRTKLSYLFQNYALIDHATVNENLKIPLIYAKKTKKEKQALKTEALKKVGLNISLKQKIHELSGGEQQRVAIARILLKPCDLILADEPTGLLDADNRGEILRILKDLNQENKTIIIVTHDPVVAEMCDRRISLS
- a CDS encoding histidine triad nucleotide-binding protein, coding for MTECIFCKIVEGSLPAEKVYEDEDVLAFRDLHAQAPVHLLVIPKKHIPSVRDIGEEEGPLLGRIFSVINRLADELGVADKGFRIVNNCGDEGGQTVYHIHFHLLGGRSLSWPPG
- a CDS encoding NfeD family protein, which codes for MEQTGRAGVLLLLCFLTLTAVIPAVQAEPDQNHGGAVYWIPLDQEVEQGLTRFLERGFREAQQAGAEAIVLEMDTLGGDVAAALEIGKLLRSSKIPVTVYIKGEAISAGSYIALNADHILMAPGSAMGAAEPRTITGERADPKTVAFWTSNMRAAAEVHGRDPEIAAGMVERNLEIKGLKKKGELLSLSAGQAIQQKMADRMVKGDADVLRFVGAHSSDVIRVDQTLSEQVARFVTSPYVIPVLFMVGLAGLAIEFLTPGFGLPGFIGLGAFGLYFFGHYLAGLAGVETFVLFAAGLILLLIEIFVPGFGIFGILGLLSLAASVVAAAADRMFSLSTLVVALLLTVVGMVIAVRQLGLRGGLKRFVLNSVQENTTGYVTQPGRRELIGKQGKALSPLRPAGTAAIEGKRVDVVSEGGFIPPHTPVKVVDVQGLRVVVRALSVQDGTDSGSR